Genomic window (Candidatus Aminicenantes bacterium):
CGGAGGGCACCGGGTCCTTTGGGCCGCAGGCCTTGGAGCCGCCATCCTGACCGCCTTTTATATGTTCCGACTCATCTTCCTGACTTTCCATGGGAAGGAGCGGACAACCCCCGAGGCCAAAGCCCATCTCCACGAATCGCCCGCTTCCATGACCATCCCCCTGTTTATCCTGGCCGGGCTGGCCGCCGCAGCCGGGTGGATCGGGCTTCCGGCCGTCTTGGGCGAGAAGGCGGATCTTTTCCGCCGCTTCCTGGCCCCGGTCGTACCGACGATCCGGACGGTCCCTACGGAAGCCTCGACGGAGTGGCTTCTCATTCTGGCGTCGACGGCCGCCGCGGGCGTGGGGATCGGACTGGCTTGGCTTTTCTACCTCCGCGCACCATCCCTGCCCGTCAGGCTGGCGGCCTGGTTTCCCTGGATCCACAGGATTCTGCTGAGAAAGTATTATGTCGATGAGATTTACGACGCCGTCTTCGTCCGGCCTCTCGTCGGAGCTTCCGGGCTCATCTACCGCCGCTTTGATCTGGCCGTGATCGACGGCGCCGTCAACGGTGCCGGCGCCGCGGCCGGGTTCGCCGGCCGGCTGGCCGCGTCGCTGCAAACGGGACGGATCAAGGACTACGCCCTGGGCTTCGTTTTGGGCACAGCCGTCTTCCTGGGGTTGATTTTGCTATGAACATCCCCGTGCTGACTTGCCTGATGGCCCTGCCGCTGGCCGGGGCGGCGCTGCTCGTATTCCTGCCCAAGGAACGCAAAGAAGTCCTTTATGGCACGGCCCTGGCGGTCACGCTTCTCGTCCTGGTCTTGGCCGTCTGGATGTTCATCCGTTTCGACGGCAGTACGGCCGCCCCCCAGTTCGTCGAGCGGGCGGCCTGGTTGGGCGGCGGGATTCAGTATCACCTGGGTGTGGACGGCATCAGCCTGGTCCTGATCCTGCTCACGGCTTTCCTGGTACCGCTGGCCCTCCTCTCGTCCTGGAACGCGATCCGAGCCAAGCTGAAAGAATATCTGTTCTTCCTGCTTCTGCTCGAAGCCGGCGTCATCGGCGTCTTCGCCGCCCTCAACCTGTTCCTCTTCTATGTCTTTTGGGAAGCCATGCTCATCCCGATGGTCTTCCTGATCGGCGTCTGGGGCGGCCCGCGCCGGGTCTATGCGGCCACCAAGTTCGTCTTGGTCACCATGTCGGGCAGCCTCCTGATGCTGGCCGCGATCCTGGTCCTCGGTCATCTCTCCGGCCAAGCGGGCAGCCCAACGACATATGACATCTTCGAGCTTTATCGCCTGGCCATCCCGGCGGGGACTCAGACTTGGCTCTTCCTGGCCTTCGCCCTGGCCTTCGCCATCAAGGTGCCGATCGTCCCGCTGCACACCTGGCTTCCGGACGCCCATGTCGAGGCGCCCACGGCAGGCTCGGTCCTGCTGGCGGCGGTCCTGTTGAAGATGGGCGCATACGGGTTCCTCAGGCTGGCGATCCCGCTGTTTCCCGACGCGGCGGCCCGTTTTCTTCCCGCTCTCGCCGGGCTGGCCATCGCCGGAATCCTGTATGGCGGTTTCATGGCCCTTGTTCAGAAGGACATCAAATCCCTGGTCGCTTACTCATCCGTCAGCCACATGGGTCTGATCATGCTGGCGCTCTTTTCCCTGAACATTGAATCCGTCCAAGGGGCGGTCTTTCAGATGCTCAATCACGGCTTGAGCACCGGGCTGCTCTTCCTTCTGGTCGGCATCCTCTACGAACGGGCCCACACCCGGGCCATCGCGGATTTCGGCGGCGTCGCCCGGGTCATGCCGGTCTTCGCCGGCTTCTTCCTCATTGCCTCGCTCTCTTCGCTCGGCCTGCCCGGCCTCA
Coding sequences:
- a CDS encoding NADH-quinone oxidoreductase subunit M, which translates into the protein MNIPVLTCLMALPLAGAALLVFLPKERKEVLYGTALAVTLLVLVLAVWMFIRFDGSTAAPQFVERAAWLGGGIQYHLGVDGISLVLILLTAFLVPLALLSSWNAIRAKLKEYLFFLLLLEAGVIGVFAALNLFLFYVFWEAMLIPMVFLIGVWGGPRRVYAATKFVLVTMSGSLLMLAAILVLGHLSGQAGSPTTYDIFELYRLAIPAGTQTWLFLAFALAFAIKVPIVPLHTWLPDAHVEAPTAGSVLLAAVLLKMGAYGFLRLAIPLFPDAAARFLPALAGLAIAGILYGGFMALVQKDIKSLVAYSSVSHMGLIMLALFSLNIESVQGAVFQMLNHGLSTGLLFLLVGILYERAHTRAIADFGGVARVMPVFAGFFLIASLSSLGLPGLNGFVGEFLCFYGIFGANPIWAVLAVPTVILAAAYLLGLVRRVMHGPVANDLVRNLKDISAREIVVVVPIVVMIVWMGLFPRTFLAKTEASVAGYIQLLKGHDRVFVRQPAPARPAGPGQARERSL